From Oryza sativa Japonica Group chromosome 4, ASM3414082v1, one genomic window encodes:
- the LOC4336643 gene encoding rop guanine nucleotide exchange factor 3, with protein sequence MDTPSTTCDESSEVDARDDYGDIDDVERRRGRHRREASSDVSSECSGEPGSPYGSPYPRWPVCSIAKAPPPPLLQKLGAARRGAGRDRKAGDGELQLIKERFSKLLLGEDMSGSGKGVSTAVAISNAITNLYATVFGGCHRLEPLLAEKRSMWRREMDCLLSVCDYIVELFPSKEIMPDGTVREVMATRPRSDIYVNLPALEKLDDMLLEILDSFQKTEFWYVNDKGQKDSCAAAAAAPCRPVSHRDGDKWWLPVPCVTKPGLTESARRDLRQKHDCASQIHKAAMAINNGVLAEIRIPELYKQTLPKCGRASVGDLIYRHMSFPGKFSPEYLLDRLEISSEHDALEAADRVEAAMHVWRRKASQGHSRSPWSAVKELMESDKNVMLASRAGDVLLCLKQRFPGLSQTTLDASKIQYNKDVGQAILEGYSRVLESLAYNIVTCIDDVLFADESARKI encoded by the exons ATGGACACGCCGTCGACGACGTGCGACGAGAGCTCGGAGGTCGACGCGCGCGACGACTACGGGGACATCGACGacgtggagcggcggcgcggccgccacCGGCGGGAGGCCTCGTCGGACGTGTCGTCCGAGTGCAGCGGCGAGCCCGGGAGCCCGTACGGTTCGCCGTACCCGCGGTGGCCCGTGTGCAGCATAGcgaaggcgccgccgccgccgctgctgcagaagctcggcgcggcgcggcgcggcgcgggccgTGACCGcaaggccggcgacggcg AGTTGCAGCTGATCAAGGAGAGGTTCTCGAAGCTTCTGCTCGGCGAGGACATGTCCGGGAGCGGCAAGGGGgtctccaccgccgtcgccatctccaATGCCATCACCAACCTCTATG CGACCGTGTTCGGCGGCTGCCACCGGCTGGAGCCCCTGCTGGCGGAGAAGAGGTCGATGTGGCGGCGGGAGATGGACTGCCTCCTCTCGGTGTGCGACTACATCGTCGAGCTCTTCCCTTCCAAGGAGATCATGCCCGACGGCACCGTGCGGGAG GTGATGGCGACCAGGCCGAGGTCCGACATCTACGTCAACCTCCCCGCCCTCGAGAAGCTCGACGACATGCTTCTC GAGATTCTGGACAGCTTCCAGAAGACTGAATTCTGGTACGTGAACGACAAGGGTCAGAAGGatagctgcgccgccgccgccgcggcgccgtgcCGTCCGGTGAGCCACCGCGACGGTGACAAGTGGTGGCTGCCCGTGCCGTGCGTCACCAAGCCCGGGCTGACGGAGTCGGCGCGGAGAGACCTGCGGCAGAAGCACGACTGTGCGAGCCAGATCCACAAGGCGGCCATGGCCATCAACAATGGCGTTCTTGCGGAGATTCGCATCCCTGAGCTGTACAAGCAAACGCTTCCCAAG TGCGGGCGGGCGAGCGTGGGCGACCTGATCTACCGGCACATGTCGTTCCCGGGCAAGTTCTCGCCGGAGTACCTCCTGGACCGGCTGGAGATCTCGTCGGAGCACGACGCCCTCGAGGCGGCCGACCGCGTCGAGGCGGCGATGCACGTGTGGCGGCGGAAGGCGAGCCAGGGGCACTCCAGGTCGCCGTGGAGCGCCGTCAAGGAGCTCATGGAGTCCGACAAGAACGTGATGCTGGCGAGCCGCGCCGGCGACGTCCTGCTCTGCCTCAAGCAGCGCTTCCCCGGCCTCTCCCAGACCACCCTGGACGCCAGCAAGATCCAGTACAACAAG GACGTTGGGCAAGCCATCCTGGAGGGCTACTCCAGGGTGCTGGAGAGCCTGGCTTACAACATAGTGACGTGTATAGACGACGTTCTTTTCGCCGATGAGTCTGCAAGGAAGATCTGA
- the LOC4336644 gene encoding uncharacterized protein produces MFSSIMAKKSYKQRCKSEKVHMGCMSGLIHMFDFRRSPKLISDGTIRRSSVRSDLKGSEDFHGIIFSDEDKDYGVKTIHASRPSIKALMEEEMASGTQILKETQRNIFGIRSDDLKSVNLQEGSDVDLDLATSLMELYRNHNGSRDIITSEVSDHSSSLIDKEHNTDASTHPKQISCSIEKALEAVAEAVITHQSANGKYTSSSYEARPNEFLDALQLLSANEEFFLMLLKDPSSRMLQCLQNLYTALGNPMLELAEDDKQTKSKVTINSLEQSEVSKYSVQKTHNFFLKEDKLVMRRPPKLNDSPRGVSRIVILKPSPGRSQTSLISSSAMSSPVQTRADLQGQEQSDKYARHFSLRELKRRLRLAISNNRKDVMSSTFQKDDSTQQFILESMSTSMDSSECEKAEKPSIVDKKTIPEDSGSGMGNDATHCASSFFYEKAKKHLIERLDNQKNDTSQIVHKSEPFGKLLSYSENDTFSQTDCPQEDVKLSEDSTASSALLTTEQEDISSNSDPPMKFGELIPLDTSTSANTQLDEFKTDHASHPVKEGTISQELTSEGIDSMNDATDTPQVSIQIETSTESLEQINTDQCFAEESQTMNALPEVSLHTPEKVNEQFNHSPSAVVGLTKPSILTFSCSPENADDKEERLSPQSVLDSFLGDGISPSHKTRTQDELSMPSTRILFKEDDTPSGTPTLQNTPQEAILDDKQARLSFIKVVLEASDFLSEESSEIWYVDGSLLDTSVLAEVGTLYCLTDDAVFLFDCVEEALCKIRDNFFGCDPWVAYLKHSVRPAPVGTGLIQEVDNCIDSLVSDEVPSTLDRVVLKDLESGSWMDLRVDTEEVAIEVWDTLLDDLLEEMVFDLWL; encoded by the exons ATGTTCTCCTCTATCATGGCAAAGAAGAGTTACAAACAGCGGTGCAAATCTGAGAAGGTCCATATGGGCTGTATGTCGGGCCTCATCCACATGTTTGACTTCCGTCGCAgtccaaaacttatttcagatGGGACGATTAGGAGGAGTTCAG TCAGAAGTGACCTGAAAGGTTCTGAAGATTTCCATGGAATCATCTTTTCTGAT GAGGACAAAGACTATGGGGTTAAAACAATTCATGCCAGCAGGCCAAGTATTAAAGCACTGATGGAAGAAGAGATGGCCAGTGGAACGCAGATCTTGAAGGAAACACAAAGGAACATATTTGGGATACGTTCTGATGATTTGAAGTCTGTGAACCTGCAGGAAGGATCTGATGTTGACCTAGACTTGGCTACAAGTCTCATGGAATTATACAGAAATCATAATGGCAGTCGCGATATTATCACTTCGGAAGTATCAGATCACTCTTCCAGTTTGATTGACAAAGAGCACAATACTGATGCTAGTACTCATCCTAAACAAATCTCCTGTAGTATAGAGAAAGCACTTGAAGCTGTGGCTGAAGCAGTAATAACCCATCAATCTGCAAACGGGAAATACACAAGCAGCAGCTACGAAGCTAGGCCCAATGAATTTCTTGATGCATTACAATTGCTGAGCGCAAACGAAGAGTTCTTTCTGATGCTTCTGAAAGACCCAAGCTCTAGGATGTTGCAATGCCTGCAGAACCTGTACACGGCACTAGGAAATCCCATGTTAGAACTGGCAGAAGATGACAAACAAACAAAGTCGAAAGTTACCATTAACAGTCTAGAGCAGTCTGAGGTTTCGAAATACAGCGTGCAAAAAACACATAATTTTTTCTTGAAGGAGGATAAGCTAGTCATGAGGAGACCACCAAAACTGAATGATAGTCCTCGTGGCGTTAGCAGAATAGTAATATTGAAGCCAAGTCCTGGAAGAAGTCAGACTAGTCTGATTTCAAGTAGTGCAATGTCGTCACCAGTACAAACTCGTGCTGATTTGCAAGGTCAGGAACAAAGTGACAAATATGCTCGCCATTTCTCACTTAGAGAGCTTAAAAGGAGGCTAAGGCTTGCCATTAGTAACAATCGAAAGGATGTCATGAGTAGTACTTTCCAGAAAGATGATTCAACACAACAGTTCATTCTCGAGAGTATGTCGACAAGTATGGACTCTTCTGAATGTGAAAAGGCTGAGAAACCCTCAATAGTTGACAAGAAAACAATCCCTGAAGATAGTGGAAGTGGCATGGGGAATGATGCCACTCATTGTGCTAGCTCTTTCTTCTACGAAAAAGCTAAGAAGCATCTAATCGAGAGGCTAGACAATCAAAAGAATGACACTTCTCAGATCGTACACAAATCAGAACCCTTTGGGAAATTACTTTCATATTCGGAGAATGATACGTTTTCTCAAACTGATTGTCCTCAAGAGGATGTTAAACTGTCAGAGGATTCGACTGCTTCATCAGCATTACTGACGACTGAACAAGAGGATATTTCATCAAATTCTGACCCACCAATGAAGTTTGGGGAGCTAATACCATTGGACACCAGCACATCGGCTAACACACAGCTGGATGAATTTAAGACAGACCATGCCAGTCATCCAGTCAAAGAGGGCACTATCTCGCAGGAGTTAACTAGTGAAG GGATTGACAGCATGAATGATGCAACAGATACCCCCCAAGTCTCTATTCAGATCGAAACTTCAACTGAAAGCTTGGAACAAATAAATACCGACCAA TGCTTCGCAGAAGAGTCACAAACCATGAATGCATTACCAGAAGTATCCCTGCACACTCCAGAAAAAGTTAACGAGCAATTCAATCATAGTCCATCGGCAGTTGTTGGATTAACCAAGCCATCCATCTTGACATTTTCTTGCTCCCCGGAGAATGCAGATGACAAAGAGGAGAGACTGAGCCCTCAATCTGTTCTAGATTCTTTCCTGGGAGATGGTATCAGCCCCAGCCACAAAACTCGAACGCAAG ATGAATTGTCCATGCCAAGCACAAGGATTCTGTTTAAAGAGGATGACACTCCCTCGGGAACCCCAACTTTGCAAAACACACCACAAGAAGCTATTTTGGATGATAAACAGGCAAGGCTTTCCTTCATAAAGGTTGTGCTTGAGGCTTCAGACTTCTTGTCTGAGGAAAGTTCAGAGATATGGTATGTGGACGGATCACTGCTTGACACATCTGTATTGGCTGAAGTAGGAACTTTGTACTGCCTGACAGACGATGCGGTGTTTCTCTTTGATTGTGTGGAAGAAGCTCTTTGCAAGATCAGGGATAACTTTTTTGGTTGTGACCCTTGGGTAGCTTATCTGAAACACAGTGTGAGGCCAGCTCCGGTAGGAACAGGGCTCATTCAAGAGGTGGATAATTGCATCGATTCTCTTGTCAGTGATGAGGTTCCAAGTACATTAGATCGGGTGGTGCTGAAAGACCTGGAGAGTGGATCATGGATGGACCTTCGGGTTGATACTGAAGAAGTTGCTATAGAGGTGTGGGATACTTTGCTTGATGATTTACTGGAGGAAATGGTGTTTGACTTGTGGCTTTAA